The bacterium genomic interval CCGTGCCCCTACCGTTGATCTACATGATGTACCCCACCAGCGTTCCGGCAACATTGCCGAGGAAGTGGACGAGAATGGCGGGGAGGAGGCTGCCGGTTTTTTCGCGGAAGTAGCCGGCCACGCCGCCCAGCAGCAGCGCGAAAATCAGAATCGGAATCACGCCCGCCGGAGCCATTCCCGCCGTGAGCAGCATGAGATGCATGACCGAAAACAGCACCGCCCCCACCGTCACCGGCAGACTGAGCCGCACGCCGAACAGGTTCACGCCGCGTTCGCGGAGTGGATCGAGATAGCTCTGTAAGAGTCCGCGATAGAGAACTTCTTCGCAGGTGCTGGCCCAAATCCAGACGATGAGCACGATTTGCAGGAACGTCAGGTCGGCCGTCGCCGGATTCTCGCCCCCGCCGAACAGCGCTTCCGCGAGTCCGGTCGCGAGTCCCAAAGCGATTCCCCAGATGAGAATCGGTTTCAGAAAACTCGCTTTCGGACTGACGAAACCGAAGCGCGAAAAATTCCCCCGGCCGAGAATCATGATGAGCGCCAGCGAGAAAACGAGAATCCCCGCCTGAATGACCAGTCCCGACAGCCACGGCATACCGGGCTGCATGGTGGTGAAGGTCATCATCGCCGCCGAAGCCAAAAACAGCACCAGCATCCACAGGCAGCAGGCGATGAGTACGCGCGAAATCGCGTAGGCCAGCGTCGGTCGTTCGGTGTTCATGGTTGGAGTTTCTCCGTGTATTTGCCGCTTTCCACGTACGGCTTCAGTCCGTCATAGAAGAAGTGATGCCAGACGGCGCGCCTCTGCCACAAAACGGGCCGACCGCCGATCTAAACATACTGAACCCCCTTTCCCTGCTTTTCACCAATATACCAAACCCTCGCACACCGGGCAAGTCCGAATCTCCCGAAATTCCAAGTCGTACGGAGTTGATAAACATAGATTTCGCCCGGCCACAAGGCTCAATTCGGAGCGACCGAACCGGTCCCGCGCCCGCCTCGCTTGATTTGTTTCGGAGAGGAGTGTATACTTTACGTTCACGGCCGCCGATGCCTCTCCATCTCATTTCCCAGCAATCACGATATCGAAATAGACCAACCACCTTCTTGCAGAGGAAACCATGATTCATCACCACCACATTCCGTTTGTTTGTGCCCTGATGTTACTGCTGGCCGTTCCCGCCACGCGCACGCTCGGCGTCGAACGCTCGCAGATTGACGACGGCTACAAGTGGAAACCCGAACACATCTATGAAAACGTCGCTGCCTGGGAAGCCGACATGAAGGTGATCCGCGAAGGACTCGATGAGCTGGCCGCCTTCAAGGGCAAGTTTGCGGGCGAGAACGCCAAGACCCCCGCCGAGGACCTCATCGCTTTCAACAAACTGAGTGAAGCAATCACCACCAAGTTCGAGCAAACCTATACCTACGTGATGTACAACTATCACGTGAATATGGGCAACACCGAGTGGATGGGCCGCATGCAGGAGCTTTCCAATCTCGGCGTGGACTTCGGCCAGAAACTGGCGTGGGCAACGCCCGAACTCCTACTGATCCCCGAAGCGACGCTGCTCGGCTGGTGCGGTAAATATCCCAAACTCGCGGACTATCGCAAGTCCTACCAGGATATGTACGCGCTGCAGGAGCATGTGCTTTCCGAGAAGGAAGAAGAGATCCTCGCGCTGTCCGGCAACATCACCGGCACCGCTTCCGACGTTTACGGCAAGTTCACCAACGTGGACATGACCTTCGGAACGATCCTCGATGAAAACGGCGACACGGTCAAAGTCACCGACGAAGGCTGGGTGGGCTGGAGAACGAATCAGAACCGCCGCGTCCGCGAGGAGTATTTCAAGGCGGTGTGGAACGAATACGAGAAATACGGCACCACCCTGGCCGCGCTGATGGCGGGCAACCTCAAAAAGAATCTCTATCTTTCCAAGGCCCGCAAGTTCGACAACACGCTGCAAGCCGCGCTGAGCAGCACTTTCGTTCCCGAGGCGGTGTACGTGAATCTGGTGAGCGCCACCCGCGCCAACACCGCGCCGCTCCACAAGTACGAAGCCCTCCGCAAGCGCGTGCTCAAGCTCGATCACTACCGCCACTGGGATTACTACGTTTCTCTGATTGACGCCGACGAGACCCGCTACACGTGGGAAGAGGCGGTGGCGATGATTTCCGACGCGCTGAAGCCGCTCGGTGAAGAGTACCTCACTGACATCACCCACGGTCTCAGCCCGGCCAGCGGCTGGGTGGACGTGTATGCCAGCGACGGCAAGCGCGGCGGAGCCTATTCCAGCTCGTGCTATGGCGTGCATCCCTACATGCTCTTCAACTTCGACCACCAGAAGGGCCTGACGATGGACGACGCCAGCACCGTCGCCCACGAAGTCGGCCACTCGATGCACACCTACTATTCGGAGAAGAATCAGCCCTATCCGAACAAGGATTATGTGATCTTCAACGCCGAGGTGGCGTCCACCACCAACGAGTCGCTGTTCAACATGAAGATGCTCGACGAAGCGCGGGCCGCCTACAAGAAGGCCAAGGGCGCGGAGAAGGACGCGGCCAAGAAGCGCTTGATCTATCTCCTCGATCAGAATCTGGCTTCGGCGCGCGGGACGTTCTTCCGTCAGACGCAGTTCGCGGCCTGGGAACTCGAAGCCAACAAGATGGCCGAAGCGGGCAAGCCGCTCACCAGGGACAGCTTCAACCAGCTCTACGGCGATCTGCTGAAGGAGTTCTACGGCCCGGCGGCGGAGTATGAAGATTTGTCGGCCGTTTCGTGGTCGCGCATTCCGCACTTCTATCGCGGCTATTACGTGTACACGTACGCCACCAGCTATGCGGCCGCCATCGCGCTGGCGAAGGATATCCGCGCCGAGCAGATGGGCGACGCCAAGAAGAAGGGCGCGACCCAGCGCTACTTGAACTATCTGAAGTCCGGCAGCGCCAAGCATCCGGTGGAACTCCTGAAGGATGCGGGCGTGGACATGACCACACCGGCTCCGATTCAGTCGTTCATTCAGTATTTCACCGAGATGGTGAACGAGCTCGATAAGCTGACGTCGTAAGACACGAAAGCGAAATCACGAGGGCGGACGCAATGTCCGCCCTCTCGTCTTTTGTCTTCTCACACTTTGTGGTTTCTTGGGGTGGAATTATCTGCAAGAAGGGAGAATGCTCATGGCACGGTTTCAAGTAATTGTTGCATTGCTGTCGGTTCTGGTTCTTGTCGGAGTAGCCGTGGCCGACTGGCCGGACGATCCGAATCTGAACTTGGCTATCTGCAATCACACGGGTGAGCAGATGCTGCCGAAGATTGCCGCCACTTCCGACGGCGGCTGCTACGTCGGCTGGCATGACAATGCCTCCGGCAACCTCGACCTCTATCTGCAGAGACTCGACGGCGAGGGGGTTCCCCAGTGGCAAGAGAACGGACTCTGCATCAACAATCGTGTGCAGGACATGGGGCTTGCCGATTGGGATCTGGCCGTGGATGACGAGGATTATTGTATCATCGCCACCTATGATCTTCGGGCGGGCAGCGACTGGGACATCTACGGCTATCGCGTCAGCCCCGGCGGCCAGCCGGTGTGGGGCGCAAGCGGACTCGTGATCTCGGACAACGCCAACTTCGAGGCCGATCCGCGGATTGCCGTCACGACCGGCGGCAACGTGGTGTTCGCGTGGCCGGAGGAAATGGACGGGAGTTTGGTGGTTCACCTGCGCAAGGTCACCGCGATGGGGGCAGACGTCTGGAATCCGGCTACGATTACGCTGACCGGAACCTATGGCGTCTCCGTTCCTCGCGTGGTCGCCTGCGAAAATGACGGTGTGATCCTTCAGTATGTCGTTGCTCAAGACGCGGGGATGTACGTTCCCCGCTTCATCTACGTTCAGAAATACGATTCACTCGGCGCGCCCCAGTGGACGGCGGGCGGAGTGCTGGTTTCCAATGCCGGTGGAATCAGCGCGTGGATGAAGCAGGACTTGACGGCTGACGGCAGCGGCGGCGCGTATTCCTATTGGTATGACACGCACGACCAGAACCGTCACCACGTTTACGTTCAGCACGTGAACGCCGCCGGAACTCCGCTGTGGACGGCCAACGGTGTGCAGACGTCGCTGTCGGCGTCCGAATTGCAGATGGCGCCCGTCACACTGGCGCAGATTCCCGGAACGGAAGACGTGCTGTTGTTCTATCAGGTGACGAATCTCGGTCAGAGTCAGAACGGTCTGGGCGGGCAAATGATGAACGCCACCGGACAGCGCATGTGGGGGGACAACGGAATCAATTTCCGTCCGTTGGGCAGCCCGCAGTCGGTCGGCATTTCCGCCGTCCCACAGGAGGGGGGAGCCATCGTGGTGTTCAATGAGCACGAGTCCGTCGGCTCCAACAACAAACGGATTCGCGCGTTCTACGTGAATCGCGATGGTATTCTCGAATGGACCGACTCCTACCGCGACCTCTCCATCGTAGCCAGCGACAAGGTTCACATGAGTGCGGCCGTCAATTCAATGGATCAGGCGATTGCCGTCTGGCGGGATGATCGAAGCGACGCCGGAGACATCTATCTGCAGAACGTCAATCCTGACGGCAGCCTCGGCGACTTCGGCCCGACCAATCCGCCGTCAATTCACATTACTGCGCCGGAAGACAGCATGAGGTGGTATTCGAATGATACAACACGGATCATCTTGAGGTGTGATATCGAGAACTTCGTTGTCGTGTCACAGGGAGGCGATGGGCTTGTTCATGTGAATGTGCGGAGTGAGTTTGGATTTGAGGAAGATCACTATGTGGCAGAACCGGATTCAGTGGATATCACCGTAGATTTTGGATTGCTGTACCACTGGAACACGGTCACGGTTGAACTTGTGGACTACGATCATCTGGCTCTTGATCCACCGGTTCTTGATTCCGTTCACATCGAACTTATCGAGGTTGCCGCCGACGACTTGCCCGATCTGCTTCCAGAAGGCATCGCCCTTCTTCCCGCCTACCCCAATCCATTCAATCCGGCCACGACCCTTGCCTTCGATCTGCCGCGCGTCACGTCCGTGGAATTGATTGTCTACAATGCTCTCGGACAGGAGATTGCGGAGCTGGTGAACGGAGTCGTACCGGCGGGTCGGCATGAAGTCCTGTTCGATGGAACGGGCTTGGCCAGCGGGACTTACGTCTGCCGTCTGGCTGCCGAGGGATTCTCCGCTGAACGGACGATTGTGCTTACCAGATAGTGCAAAGATTGCCATTGAACGGGAAGGGGCGCATCAGCGAATGCGCCCCTTTTTCATATAGAGTGGCTGCCCACGGCCGTTCACGACAAAATAACTGACGGGAGGGTAGGGAATTTGCCGTAGTGCAACAAGATCAGCCATTCTCCGCTCGCACTATATGAACGCTGCACTCACGCACCTTCTTCAGTAGTCCGGCACGATTTCAGGAACGCGGCGGGCGTCCATCTAACGTTTCGCCCGCGAGAAGGAGGAATACTCATGGCACGGCTTTGCATGTGTGCGGCGATTTGTCTGGCTCTCGCCCTCGCGCCTCTCACCTTCGCCGCATGGCCGAACGACCCGGCCCAAAACCTCGTGATCTGCAATTGTCTGGGGCAGCAGATCGCGCCGAAACTCGCGACCACCTCAAGCGGCGGATGTTACATCGGCTGGTATGATAACGATTCGGGGAACTTCGACGTTTACCTGCAACGGCTGAATGAACACGGCGTCCCGCAGTGGCAGGAAAACGGGGTCTGCGTGGACGGCAATCCCCAGCTTGCCCAAATCACCGACTGGGACCTGGCCGTGGATCACAGCGATCATTGTGTGGTTGCCGTCAATGACGCTCGCGGGGGTGGAGGCAATCTGAACGTTTACGGCTATCGCATCGGGCCGGGGTGCAGCTTCGATTGGGGCGGGGGCGGATTGGCCATGTCCGACAACGACGACCGCGAACCCGATCCCCGTCTGGCCGTAACCACCGGCGGGAATGTGGTGTTCGTCTGGGAACAGGAAACCGCCACCGGCAGCGTCGTCAACCTGCGCAAGGTCAATCCCGACGGCGGCAATTGCTGGTTCCCGTACACCCTCACGCTGTCTTCGGATCACGGGATTTCCGCTCCGCGCGTCGTGGCCTGTGAAGACGACGGAGTGATCGTACAGTACCTGAAAGCGCAAAGCTCCGATCCGCAAGGCGAACGTTACATCTACGTGCAGAAGTTCAACTCGCAGGCGGTGTCTCTCTGGCCCAACGGCGGCGTCGCCGTCTGCACGGCCGGGGGAATCGAGTCGGGCGCGGAACCGGAGATCATCGCCGACGGGCGGGGCGGAATCTACTGCTACTGGCACGACGCCCGTATTCCAGATTCTTACCATGCGTACGTGCAACATATAGACTCCAGCGGCACTCCGCTCT includes:
- a CDS encoding T9SS type A sorting domain-containing protein produces the protein MARLCMCAAICLALALAPLTFAAWPNDPAQNLVICNCLGQQIAPKLATTSSGGCYIGWYDNDSGNFDVYLQRLNEHGVPQWQENGVCVDGNPQLAQITDWDLAVDHSDHCVVAVNDARGGGGNLNVYGYRIGPGCSFDWGGGGLAMSDNDDREPDPRLAVTTGGNVVFVWEQETATGSVVNLRKVNPDGGNCWFPYTLTLSSDHGISAPRVVACEDDGVIVQYLKAQSSDPQGERYIYVQKFNSQAVSLWPNGGVAVCTAGGIESGAEPEIIADGRGGIYCYWHDARIPDSYHAYVQHIDSSGTPLWTENGVRLSLTETQLQMKPALVAFPGTGEVMAFYETTDANHTPHGLAGQLISAAGDRPWGYHGVTFVPMGELSPCNILAFPLNDGAIVVYREFAPGSTTGTVIKAFRVDHDGTMVWPNSPTDVCAVPSEKSCMSGSMNGLGQVIVAWTDMRVDASGDLYLQNINPDGTLGDYTPEAADDRMASRSDEFALKTNYPNPFNAVTRIAFALPRSVPVELVVYNLIGQEVARLVDGPMAAGEHELLFDGAGLASGTYVYRLTTNDFTAQRTMILTK
- the pepF gene encoding oligoendopeptidase F codes for the protein MIHHHHIPFVCALMLLLAVPATRTLGVERSQIDDGYKWKPEHIYENVAAWEADMKVIREGLDELAAFKGKFAGENAKTPAEDLIAFNKLSEAITTKFEQTYTYVMYNYHVNMGNTEWMGRMQELSNLGVDFGQKLAWATPELLLIPEATLLGWCGKYPKLADYRKSYQDMYALQEHVLSEKEEEILALSGNITGTASDVYGKFTNVDMTFGTILDENGDTVKVTDEGWVGWRTNQNRRVREEYFKAVWNEYEKYGTTLAALMAGNLKKNLYLSKARKFDNTLQAALSSTFVPEAVYVNLVSATRANTAPLHKYEALRKRVLKLDHYRHWDYYVSLIDADETRYTWEEAVAMISDALKPLGEEYLTDITHGLSPASGWVDVYASDGKRGGAYSSSCYGVHPYMLFNFDHQKGLTMDDASTVAHEVGHSMHTYYSEKNQPYPNKDYVIFNAEVASTTNESLFNMKMLDEARAAYKKAKGAEKDAAKKRLIYLLDQNLASARGTFFRQTQFAAWELEANKMAEAGKPLTRDSFNQLYGDLLKEFYGPAAEYEDLSAVSWSRIPHFYRGYYVYTYATSYAAAIALAKDIRAEQMGDAKKKGATQRYLNYLKSGSAKHPVELLKDAGVDMTTPAPIQSFIQYFTEMVNELDKLTS
- a CDS encoding CPBP family intramembrane metalloprotease translates to MNTERPTLAYAISRVLIACCLWMLVLFLASAAMMTFTTMQPGMPWLSGLVIQAGILVFSLALIMILGRGNFSRFGFVSPKASFLKPILIWGIALGLATGLAEALFGGGENPATADLTFLQIVLIVWIWASTCEEVLYRGLLQSYLDPLRERGVNLFGVRLSLPVTVGAVLFSVMHLMLLTAGMAPAGVIPILIFALLLGGVAGYFREKTGSLLPAILVHFLGNVAGTLVGYIM
- a CDS encoding T9SS type A sorting domain-containing protein gives rise to the protein MARFQVIVALLSVLVLVGVAVADWPDDPNLNLAICNHTGEQMLPKIAATSDGGCYVGWHDNASGNLDLYLQRLDGEGVPQWQENGLCINNRVQDMGLADWDLAVDDEDYCIIATYDLRAGSDWDIYGYRVSPGGQPVWGASGLVISDNANFEADPRIAVTTGGNVVFAWPEEMDGSLVVHLRKVTAMGADVWNPATITLTGTYGVSVPRVVACENDGVILQYVVAQDAGMYVPRFIYVQKYDSLGAPQWTAGGVLVSNAGGISAWMKQDLTADGSGGAYSYWYDTHDQNRHHVYVQHVNAAGTPLWTANGVQTSLSASELQMAPVTLAQIPGTEDVLLFYQVTNLGQSQNGLGGQMMNATGQRMWGDNGINFRPLGSPQSVGISAVPQEGGAIVVFNEHESVGSNNKRIRAFYVNRDGILEWTDSYRDLSIVASDKVHMSAAVNSMDQAIAVWRDDRSDAGDIYLQNVNPDGSLGDFGPTNPPSIHITAPEDSMRWYSNDTTRIILRCDIENFVVVSQGGDGLVHVNVRSEFGFEEDHYVAEPDSVDITVDFGLLYHWNTVTVELVDYDHLALDPPVLDSVHIELIEVAADDLPDLLPEGIALLPAYPNPFNPATTLAFDLPRVTSVELIVYNALGQEIAELVNGVVPAGRHEVLFDGTGLASGTYVCRLAAEGFSAERTIVLTR